The Raphanus sativus cultivar WK10039 chromosome 6, ASM80110v3, whole genome shotgun sequence sequence ggtggcccattagccgttggcgggtcggggcgttacaaggaAAGTCGACTTTTATGTAACAACCTGTCCTGCGGAACCACCTGCCTGTAGACCCaagctcacagcgctgcagcgcaccgaccccaacccctccattatgagatctcactatctccataattaggttgttagtgagactcgaacccaggtcctcactctttaacagcattcccacaggacaagctgtcaccaattgatcaattggtgacagcttgtcctgtgggaatgctgttaaagggtgaggacctgggttcgagtctcaccaacaacctaattatggagatagtgagatctcataatggaggggatcaattggtgacagcttgtcttgtgggaatgctgttaaagggtgaggacctgggttcgagtctcaccaacaacctaattatggagatagtgagatctcataatggaggggttggggtcggtgcgctgcagcgttGTGAGCTTGGGTCTACGGGCAGGTGGTTCCGCAGGACAGGTTGTTACATAAAAGTCGACTTTTCttgtgacaacccgtcccgtggaacacctATCCATGGACCCCAggttcacagcgctgcagcgcaccgaccccaacccctctattatgagatctcactatctccacagttcaattggtgacagcttgtcctatgagaatgctgttaaagggtgaggacctgggttcgagtctcaccaacaacctaattatggagatagtgagatctcataatagagggattggggtcggtgcgctgcagcgctgtaaACCTGGGGTTCATGGGCaggtgttccacgggacgggttgtcacaaTAAGGCTGCAGGTTTTGGGATGTTTGATTTATCCGGGGTTATGTAAACATTGACTTGTTAAACATAGGTCTCGAGGAGGTAAGCCATCAGGACAAACTCAATAATGCAAGAAAGTTAATAACAATAGGTGGTGCCCGGAGCCGTGGAAGTCACCGTCAACTAGAGACTATAGTAGTGAGCTAATTACTTCTCTAGCTACTATTTCTCTCTCTTAGTTTTATGGTCTAGTTAGAAGTCTAAGTGTACTACGTACACTTTCAGTTTCAGGCTTTCAGCCTACTTTCTTGACTATATGACTCTTGTTAAGGATCtacaaaatatcaataaaatttgaGTTGATCCATCATGGTTTTGATTCAATcagaaaatttcaaatatatttaaatatatgtagcAAAACACATATCAATATACATTATCCACAAAAACGAATCAAATAGTAAATTCTAATATGTAAAAATGGATATTCGCTCTGATATTCTTTATATGCATGTATACatgtatgtaaatatatatataattattatattttatataattttattaattaaattgattatataattattagaattttgaaaagtaaataacgttttatttttaatagataatattattttgtgctaatttttgggtattttaaattaacttttaattttagttgtacGAATCAATCAGATATAcggtttaaaatataaatctttcgGATATCCAAACATCAAATATTCAGACTATTTCATATAAGAAAGTTGATGATCTGAAAGAAATGGATCAGATCACGATACCGCaattttttggatatttgaTTGTACTCGTCCAATAACTCTCTTAGCCATTTCTTTGTAGAAGTTACCATGTATTTTAGTACAAacttaattttcaaacaaatttatcatttaataaagtgatccaaaaccaaaccgaatcaatatgaaactttataatttatcatGGATTTTTTATTCTGCACgaattcaaatttaaaacaaaacaaacaaatattgaCCTATACCAgacatttgttttttaaaaactaagTACTAAATATTCAAGAGTAGCTTATGTTgaaatataatcatttatagATCATGAATTCAAAATCTTTAGCTGAAATCCAAATTAACAAACAATAACTTTATGCTTAGCTGAATTCTTCTAATTTATAGTAATTTAGTTTCATTAGTTTAGTTAGCTAAACCGCTTTTGATAAttctattaaatatttgttgCCCAAAAAACAAAGGTTGATCGATATCTTCTTAAATGTTTTTGCATAAagtcataaaccataatattaaacctagtagatattttaaacaaatatattttagttttccaTGTATCGCATGAGATATAATCTAATAAATCTAGAGAAGCAAATTCCACCATGAATTTGATCTCTTCATTATTTTCATACAAGAAATATTGGAACAAGTGAAAAAAACACGAACTAATCATTATTTCTAATTTCACATATGAACTTTTTCAATCTAGTTAATTACTACATAACCAAATCTGAATTCGGTTTACTTACTTTTGGGTACTGAGGTGGCACACACAAGGCTAAAACAGTATTAGTCAGTTTAAAATCAACTTACTTTTGGGTACTGAGGTGGCACACACAAGGCTAAAACAATATTAGTCAGtttaaaatcaaaccaaattgACTTCTCGCCTCGTAGAAACGACGTCGTTTGTCATCTGAATTTAACAAATATCTGGGGCTAAACTAAAATTGGTTTCATCGtgatttcagaaaaaaaaacagagaaaaagaaGGAATAAAAAAGAGACGACATGGAAGATACATGAAGAAGCTTTCCGACCCACTATAGATGTGGCACACGAGTCATACGACTCACATCAAAAACCATATCTAACCAGGGGCGTCTCTTTCACAAATATCTTAACGTAACTATACTTGTGGAGTTGTGGTTATGAAAACTTTGAAATGAAGGAGAAAAACTCAGCATACAAAGTAAAGATGTTGGTTTAGTTACGGTTTTTGAAAGAGGTGCTCCAGGTTAGTTACGGTTTTTGATGTGAGTCGTATGACTTGTGTGCCACATCTACAGTGAGTCAGAAAGCATCTTCCTGTATCTTCCATGTCGCCTCTTTTTTCCTccttatttttctttgttttttttttctgaaatcaCAATGAATCCTAATTTTAATTTAGCCCCATAATTTCAGATGAAAAACGAAACGTTTTTGAcgaaataaattgaaaaaagacaatttggtttgattttaaaCGACCAATACTCTTTTAGATTCGTGTGTGACACCTCAGCATCCAACGTTAAGTAAACTGAAATCAGATTCGTTTATATAGCAATTAACCAGATGTGTgaaattcaaaatatgtttttggcTTGATCCAATAGTtcgtatataaaaataatggaGAGATCAAGTTCACGGTGGAACCGTTTTTTCGATAAATCTACCGTTAGATAATGACCTAAGACAATAATTTTATCTCAACTTAATCGGTTATCGGACTCATTGTCACTGGGTTAGTGGCTAAACAAGGAGCGCATGCTATTGGGCCGTGAAGGAACTTGGGTGCAACGAAAGACTCACTTAGACCCAGAGGTTAGCATGTATGTTACAAGAAACTCAGGCTGGTTGCAGCTTTCAACTgtctgaaacaaagaaaagagaagaaaataaagTAGGGTAATCGTCGTGTCTCTCATCTCAATACAAGAATATGTAAAATATCATTCAATCATTGTTGTAGAAATAGAACTAGTCGTATTCGAGAAACAACAAATGAAATTTCAGATTGTCGCATGATTAGTAAAAGCTCATATTCTTGAAAGTTCACATCAATTAGGTTTTCAATTTTGATTTCACTTATATGGTTAGAGAAATGTTACAACTTTTAACCCCTGTGTAAGTGTAAGTCTATAAGTAGGCATGCGGATAAAAATCGAGAATTGAAAACTGAAGCGGAACCGGACAAAAAAACtgaatcaaaccaaaccgaagttaaaaaaaaaaaaccgaactCGAACTGAGTATTgaatgggtacccaaatattcaaaatataatttttatacctaaaaatactaattaattatattcagcactaaaattattaaatattctaaaatattacatattaacCATACTACCAGAACCGGAAtacacaaatatttttgatccaaagtatttaaaattattcaaattacctaatttttttattcaaaatatttaaatttatcgattatccgaaaacccgaaaaaaCTGTTTTTATCCCAAATTATCTGAAAGTAACCGAAAATCTGGAACCAAACCAGAATCAAATTAGAACCAAATTTTTATCGgatattatgtattttgttcTTATAGTTGttacccgaaccgaaccgaaaaccaaaaTATCCGAAACAAATCTGAACAGAATTTCATAGATAACAGAATGGTTCATATATCTTTAGTacagaaccgaaaccgaacgcATGAGTCTatctataagaaaaagaaaaatatttgctTATCCAAGGAGTAAAATACTTCCTCATAGTTCCATTTGATTGGTCGAGGAGATTTCTCACTCGAGTATAGTATTCCAACGACACGTGGGATATAGTAGACCCCACACCATCTTGTTCTGACCaatcacaaagaaaataaaaatcctgTTAGATACGCTACGAAGATAAACAGATAAGCCTTTATCTCCCATCAGACCCATCTCATCCGTATAATCAACCACGTCATCTGATCCAACGGCGAAAACTCAGCAATTAAACCACAGCCACTAGAACCCACATCACAATTGTCTATTTCTTCACGATCATCGCCACACACATCTTTCAATCTCTTCTTGATTCCAATCCATTCTCTACTACCTTCCTGTATCCAAGCTCTGTAGGGGAAATGGCCACTGTCACTACTCAAGCCTCGGCCTCGATATTCAGACCATGCACTTCCAAGCCAAGATTCCTCACCGGTTCTTCCGGTAGGTTGAACCGAGAATTGTCGTTTAAGTCAATCGGCTCAAAGACGTCCTCGTTCAAGGTTGAAGCTAAGAAAGGAGAATGGTTGCCCGGTTTGGCATCTCCTGGTTATCTCAACGGCAGGTAATTTTACAAAATGTGCATCCagtttttgtttagtttaaagCTGTCCGAAACCGGTTTAGACAAACGTTTTGGTTTAGTTAGATTAGATCGGATCTGCCCGGTACCGGTTTAGGTAGTGTGTACGTTATGGTCCGGTCCACTCACTCGCTcctttatacatgtatttttttcagTCTTGCCGGTGATAATGGGTTTGACCCATTGGGACTGGCAGAGGATCCAGAGAACTTGAAGTGGTTCATCCAGGCAGAGCTTGTCAACGGACGGTGGGCCATGCTCGGCGTCGCAGGGATGCTTTTGCCTGAAGTTTTCACCAAGATCGGTGAGACACCATTTATTATAACATGACCcttgaaacatttttttcaagAACTTAAAACATGGTTTTGTCAATTTGTAGGAATCATCAACGTTCCTGAGTGGTATGATGCCGGGAAAGAGCAGTATTTTGCATCATCATCGACATTGTTCGTGATCGAGTTCATATTGTTTCATTACGTTGAGATCAGACGGTGGCAGGACATTAAGAACCCAGGGAGTGTGAACCAAGACCCTATCTTCAAGCAATACAGCTTGCCTCCAAATGAAGTTGGTTACCCCGGAGGAATCTTTAACCCTCTTAACTTCGCTCCTACGCTCGAGGCTAAGGAGAAAGAGCTTGCAAATGGTAAGCTTAGGGGAGTTGGTTTTCTGTTATCTTGTCACACAAATTAACACGGTTAAAGACTAAAAGACTCTTTTATTGTGGTGGTTGCAGGGAGGTTGGCGATGTTGGCATTCTTAGGGTTCGTGATTCAACACAATGTGACTGGAAAGGGACCATTTGAGAACCTGTTGCAGCACTTGTCTGACCCATGGCACAACACTATTGTCCAAACCTTCAGCGGATGATTTAAGACGGACCTATGAATTTAATACATCTCTATCTTATGCTACCTTAATATATCTGTGTGTGTGAGTTGCATCTTAGAGTTCTTGGTTTGTGAGCATGAGACAATATGGTATTGTTGTAGCACATTTAAAAATCTTCAGTGTACAAAGGAACCAAGTTCATCAGGATTATGCTACTCTTTAATACCTATCTCTTTTCATGTGGTACAATGATTTAAGCACATCGTAACTTAGAATCCAAATCACCTCAAACATTTGCAACCCTAATGATTTTTTAATGTAAGACAATGGCTACAACCAAATCACTTGCTACATTATCTTAAAAGCAAGTTGTACACACGTAGAAGCATTGTTAAGGATAATACATCATTAGTGTTGTTAAGGATAGAAGCAGAGGCTACTTGCTCTATTTTGTTACTGTCCTCTGGACCGTTGAAACACCGTCCACGAATTTTGTCCGGAAGAGAACATTGGCGTTGTTGAACATTCCTTCTTTCAGAGAAACCACGATGAACTGTTTAAGAGAGATCAAATAAACACATAGGCTTTAAGATTTTCAGGATCATGGGAGTAGCTAGTGACTACAAGATCAGAGAAACACAGATATTATGTGACCTGTGAATGCGGGAAATGAGCTTTGATCATTCTCCCTATGTTCTGCGTGTGGCTAAGATCGAGAGCTGCATCAACCTAATAAAATCAATGCAACAAATTATCTTATGTTCTATAGAAACTGGAATTGACCATAGTCAATTGATTTATGAAAACTGGAAAATCTAGGTGTAGTACCTCGTCTAAGATATAAAGAGGAGCTGGCTTGAAGAGAAGCAACGAAAGGATTAAAGAAAGTGCAAGCAGAGATCTTTGCCCTCCACTTAGTTCAGATAGAGACTGTTTCCAGACACTTCCAAAAGCAACACGGACCTCAAGACCATCGAGGAAACTACCTCCTTCTGGAGGTTCTAGTTTTGCCATGGTACCAGGTAGTAGTGTTGAAAAGATGGAACCAAAATCCCTGTACATGTAGTAAAATGAAGTGAATCTCGTGGTTACAACacgaaacaaaaaaagaaaataagcgACTCACTGATTAACTTTAACCCA is a genomic window containing:
- the LOC108812318 gene encoding chlorophyll a-b binding protein 4, chloroplastic, which gives rise to MATVTTQASASIFRPCTSKPRFLTGSSGRLNRELSFKSIGSKTSSFKVEAKKGEWLPGLASPGYLNGSLAGDNGFDPLGLAEDPENLKWFIQAELVNGRWAMLGVAGMLLPEVFTKIGIINVPEWYDAGKEQYFASSSTLFVIEFILFHYVEIRRWQDIKNPGSVNQDPIFKQYSLPPNEVGYPGGIFNPLNFAPTLEAKEKELANGRLAMLAFLGFVIQHNVTGKGPFENLLQHLSDPWHNTIVQTFSG